One window from the genome of Pedobacter schmidteae encodes:
- the polA gene encoding DNA polymerase I, with protein MKKLFLLDGMALIYRAHFALSKNPRFTSTGINTSAVMGFANTLMEVLKKEKPTHIAVVFDTAAPTERHTEFEAYKAHREAMPEDLSAALPYIFKLIEGFRIPVITKDGFEADDIIGTLAKEAEQKGFQVYCMTPDKDFAQLVSDNIFIYKPARMGNEMEIMGVKEVLAKWEIDHVEQVIDILGLWGDAVDNIPGIPGIGEKTAKSLIKQYGSVENIIAHSHELKGKQRENVETYAEQGIISKKLATIILNAPVEFDEKALELEEPSRDLLEPLFAELEFRTLGKRVFGEGFNRGTAVVSQQTDLFGNVVGETVTYVETVVEEVEAEELTETKPLNTIENTEHDYKLIDTPESRKSLITLLLQQKSLSFDTETTGTDANLAELVGLSFSIKPGEGFYVPIPADSTAAQAIVNEFKPVLENEQIAKIGQNIKYDMLILKWYGVSVKGKLFDTMLAHYLIDPDTRHNMDVLSENYLNYSPVSITTLIGAKGKTQGNMRDVPVEKVVDYASEDADITLQLANVFEPMLKELNAEKLATEVENPLIYVLADIEKEGVRIDIETLINYSKELEQDIRKFEQNVYDKCGVQFNLASPKQLGEVLFDKLQLDPKAKKTKTGQYQTGEDVLLALAHKSDVVQDILDFRQLQKLKSTYVDALPLLVNPKTGRVHTSFNQAVAATGRLSSNNPNLQNIPIRTERGREVRKAFIARDENHVLLSADYSQIELRIIAEISKEENMLDAFNKGIDIHTATAAKVYGVAIDEVDSTQRRNAKAVNFGIIYGQSAFGLSQNLGIPRKEAAAIIEQYFTQYPGIKRYMSDTMNFARENGFVETILGRRRYLRDINSANQTVRGFAERNAINAPIQGSAADMIKVAMINIHKDIQDQGLQSKMTMQVHDELVFDVLKTEVEAMKKIISHRMKTAIKTNVPIEVEIGEGDNWLAAH; from the coding sequence ATGAAAAAACTTTTTCTTCTTGACGGTATGGCGCTGATTTACAGAGCGCATTTTGCATTAAGTAAAAACCCAAGGTTTACTTCAACAGGAATCAATACCTCGGCAGTGATGGGCTTTGCCAATACCCTGATGGAAGTACTTAAAAAAGAAAAACCTACACATATTGCGGTGGTTTTTGATACCGCTGCACCTACCGAAAGGCATACTGAATTTGAAGCGTATAAAGCGCACCGGGAGGCTATGCCGGAAGATCTTTCTGCGGCCTTGCCCTATATTTTTAAGCTGATTGAAGGTTTCAGGATTCCGGTGATCACCAAAGATGGATTTGAGGCCGATGACATTATTGGTACCCTGGCCAAGGAAGCAGAACAAAAAGGCTTTCAGGTATATTGTATGACACCGGATAAGGACTTTGCGCAGCTTGTGTCGGACAATATTTTCATTTATAAACCTGCAAGGATGGGTAATGAAATGGAAATTATGGGCGTAAAGGAGGTGCTGGCGAAGTGGGAAATTGACCATGTTGAGCAGGTTATCGATATACTTGGCCTTTGGGGCGATGCGGTGGATAATATCCCGGGGATTCCCGGCATTGGTGAAAAAACGGCGAAATCGCTGATCAAGCAATATGGGTCGGTAGAAAATATCATTGCACATTCGCATGAATTGAAAGGAAAGCAGCGTGAAAATGTAGAGACCTATGCCGAGCAGGGGATAATCTCTAAAAAGCTGGCTACGATTATATTAAATGCACCTGTTGAATTTGATGAAAAGGCGCTGGAACTGGAAGAGCCAAGCAGAGATCTATTGGAGCCCTTGTTTGCGGAACTGGAATTCCGGACTTTGGGCAAACGTGTATTTGGTGAGGGCTTTAACAGAGGAACGGCGGTTGTTTCGCAGCAAACCGACTTGTTTGGTAATGTTGTAGGTGAAACGGTCACTTACGTGGAAACGGTTGTTGAGGAAGTTGAAGCAGAAGAATTGACCGAGACTAAGCCCTTAAACACCATTGAAAACACGGAACACGATTATAAGCTGATTGATACACCTGAATCGCGAAAATCATTAATAACGCTTTTACTTCAACAGAAAAGCTTGTCATTTGATACCGAAACAACAGGTACGGATGCCAATCTGGCCGAATTAGTAGGCCTCTCGTTTAGCATTAAGCCTGGTGAAGGGTTTTACGTTCCGATACCTGCCGACAGCACAGCAGCACAAGCAATTGTAAATGAATTTAAACCCGTGCTGGAGAATGAGCAGATTGCAAAAATAGGACAGAATATAAAATACGACATGCTGATACTGAAGTGGTATGGCGTATCTGTAAAAGGAAAGCTGTTTGATACCATGTTGGCGCATTATCTGATTGATCCGGACACAAGGCACAATATGGATGTCCTTTCAGAAAACTATCTGAATTATTCGCCTGTTTCTATTACCACCTTAATCGGAGCTAAAGGAAAAACACAGGGTAATATGAGGGATGTCCCGGTAGAAAAAGTGGTGGACTACGCTTCGGAAGATGCCGATATCACCTTACAACTGGCCAATGTGTTTGAACCGATGCTGAAGGAGCTGAATGCCGAAAAACTGGCCACGGAGGTAGAAAACCCATTAATATATGTGTTGGCTGATATAGAAAAAGAGGGGGTGAGGATAGACATCGAGACTTTAATCAATTATTCAAAAGAATTGGAGCAAGATATCAGAAAGTTTGAGCAGAACGTATATGACAAATGTGGTGTTCAGTTTAACCTTGCTTCGCCAAAACAACTGGGTGAAGTGCTTTTTGATAAGCTACAGCTTGACCCTAAAGCAAAAAAGACAAAAACTGGTCAGTATCAAACCGGAGAAGATGTGTTGTTGGCACTGGCCCATAAAAGTGACGTTGTTCAGGATATCCTGGATTTCCGTCAGCTGCAAAAGCTAAAATCAACTTATGTCGATGCCCTGCCTTTATTGGTAAATCCTAAAACAGGGCGTGTACACACCAGCTTTAATCAGGCAGTGGCTGCTACGGGACGATTGAGTTCCAACAATCCCAATTTACAAAACATTCCTATCCGTACGGAGCGGGGAAGAGAAGTGCGTAAAGCATTTATTGCCAGGGATGAAAACCATGTGCTGCTTTCGGCAGATTATTCGCAGATAGAGCTTCGCATCATTGCCGAGATTAGCAAAGAGGAAAATATGCTGGATGCTTTTAACAAAGGGATAGACATTCATACCGCTACTGCGGCTAAAGTATATGGTGTTGCTATTGATGAGGTCGATTCAACACAGCGGCGTAATGCAAAAGCCGTAAACTTTGGAATCATATACGGGCAGTCGGCTTTTGGCTTGTCACAAAACTTAGGTATCCCAAGAAAAGAAGCCGCTGCAATTATAGAGCAATACTTTACCCAATATCCCGGAATAAAAAGATATATGTCAGATACCATGAATTTTGCCAGGGAAAATGGGTTTGTAGAAACTATTTTAGGTCGTAGAAGGTATTTGCGGGACATCAATTCAGCCAATCAAACGGTGCGGGGCTTTGCAGAACGAAATGCTATTAATGCACCAATACAGGGGTCTGCAGCAGATATGATTAAAGTTGCAATGATCAATATCCATAAAGATATTCAGGATCAAGGGTTACAATCAAAAATGACCATGCAGGTACATGATGAGTTGGTGTTTGATGTGCTGAAGACTGAAGTTGAAGCGATGAAAAAGATCATTTCTCATCGAATGAAAACAGCCATTAAAACCAATGTGCCAATTGAAGTAGAGATTGGTGAGGGTGATAATTGGCTGGCAGCGCATTAA